The proteins below are encoded in one region of Garra rufa chromosome 12, GarRuf1.0, whole genome shotgun sequence:
- the angptl3 gene encoding angiopoietin-related protein 3, whose product MMLIFLLFWLSLSTTSAANLRKAPTEEPILATAPPVETRSRFAMLDDVRLLANGLLQLGQSLREFVHKTKSQINDIFQKLNIFDRSFYQLSVVTSEIKEEEEKLKETTIFLKANNEEIRNLSLEINSKINNILQERSQLHSKVGGLEEKLKGLSQSMMPLEQIQEITALKDVIETQERTITDLLKSVKEQHDQLNYQKTKIKSLEDKLNYDSIQDTVEKPLDVNPEMPDPFRYLTMNSTNGTAETDDFPKDCSDVFKRGQRTSGIYPIKPNQSEPFYVYCEISADGAATVIQRREDGSVDFDQSWEKYEFGFGKLEKEFWLGLAKIYSIAQQGQYILHIELEDLKEEKRFIEYTFTLKGPASDYALHVALLSGDLPDAMSNHTGMKFSTKDRDNDNHDESNCARNYTGGWWFDACGDTNLNGRYAWMRSRTRHQRRKGIYWRPAKGSSYTLKSTKITIRPSTQIQ is encoded by the exons ATGATGTTGATCTTCCTACTTTTTTGGCTAAGCTTGTCAACAACAAGCGCAGCTAACCTGAGGAAAGCTCCCACTGAGGAACCTATTCTAGCCACCGCACCGCCAGTTGAGACTAGATCCCGCTTTGCCATGTTAGATGATGTACGACTCCTGGCTAACGGTCTGCTTCAGCTCGGCCAGAGCCTCCGAGAGTTTGTGCACAAGACTAAGTCTCAAATCAACGACATCTTCCAGAAGCTCAACATTTTTGATCGCTCCTTCTACCAGCTCTCGGTGGTCACCAGTGAAATcaaagaggaagaggagaagtTGAAGGAGACAACCATATTTTTGAAGGCCAATAATGAGGAGATCAGAAACTTGTCTTTGGAAATCAACTCTAAAATCAACAACATCCTCCAAGAGAGAAGCCAGTTGCATAGCAAGGTTGGTGGGTTGGAGGAGAAACTAAAAGGATTGTCTCAGAGCATGATGCCGCTGGAGCAAATTCAAGAGATCACTGCTTTGAAG GATGTGATTGAAACACAAGAAAGAACCATTACAGATCTACTTAAATCTGTTAAAGAGCAACATGATCAGCTTAATTACCAGAAGACCAAAATTAAGAGTCTTGAAGATAAG cTGAACTATGACTCTATTCAAGACACAGTTGAAAAACCTCTGGATGTAAATCCAGAAATGCCCGACCCTTTTCGTTACTTAACAATGAACTCCACCAATGGAACTGCAGAAACAGATG ACTTTCCAAAGGATTGCAGTGATGTGTTCAAAAGAGGCCAGAGGACCAGTGGAATTTACCCAATCAAACCTAATCAATCTGAGCCTTTCTATGTTTACTGCGAGATAAGTGCAG ATGGTGCAGCCACAGTCATTCAAAGGAGGGAGGACGGTTCTGTTGATTTTGACCAGTCTTGGGAAAAATACGAATTTGGATTTGGTAAACTGGAAA AAGAGTTCTGGCTTGGCTTGGCGAAGATTTATTCTATTGCTCAACAAGGACAATACATTTTACACATCGAACTGGAAGACTTGAAGGAGGAAAAGAGATTCATAGAGTACACATTCACTCTGAAAGGTCCAGCATCTGATTACGCTCTTCACGTGGCACTTCTGTCTGGAGATCTGCCTGATGCCATGAGCAACCACACGGGCATGAAGTTCTCAACCAAGGACAGAGATAACGATAATCATGATGAGTCTAACTGCGCCCGCAACTACACAG GAGGCTGGTGGTTTGATGCATGTGGGGACACCAACTTAAACGGGAGATATGCCTGGATGAGGTCGAGGACTCGACACCAGCGCAGGAAAGGAATCTACTGGAGGCCAGCCAAAGGAAGCTCCTATACTCTCAAATCCACAAAGATCACAATCAGACCATCAACCCAGATTCAATAA